The sequence GTCGGCGCCGGGTGGGTGCTCGGCCTCCTGCTGCCCGAGATCACCGGGCCGGTCGTGGACCTGCGCCCCTACACCGGCGGCTTCGCCGTCACCGCCCACGTCCCGGGCCTGCCGGCGCTGCTCGGCCTGCTCGCCGCGCTCCTGCTGGCGGCCGCCGCCGCCGTCGCGGTCGACCGCGCCTTCGACACCGACCCCGGCAACGCCCTGAGAACGGGGGATTGATGACCGAAACGACCGACCTCGCCGAACTGGAGCGCCGCGCCGCCGAGCGCGGTCCCGTCTACGGCGAGGGCGCCCACATCGTCTGCGACAACCTGGTGCGCATCTACAAGACCGACGGCGTCGAGGTCGTCGCCCTCCAGGGTCTGGACCTGCTCGTCGACCCCGGCGAGCTCGTCGCCATCGTGGGCGCGTCCGGGTCGGGGAAGTCGACGCTGCTGAACATCCTGTCCGGCCTGGACGTGCCGACCGCCGGCGTCGCCCGCGTCGCCGGCTCGGACCTGCTCACCATGGCGTCCAAGGAGCGGCTGGAGTTCCGGCGCGAGAAGGTCGGGTTCATCTGGCAGCAGACGTCCCGCAACCTCCTGCCGTACCTGACCGCCGCGCAGAACGTCGAGCTGCCCATGAGGTTCGCCGGGCGGTCGCGCCGCGAGCGCGCCACCCGCGCCGCCGAGCTGCTCGGCATGCTGGACGTCGGCGACTGCGCGGACCGCCACCCGGCGGAGCTGTCCGGCGGCCAGCAGCAGCGCATGGCGATCGCCGTGGCCGTCGCCAACGAACCCCAGGTCGTGCTGGCCGACGAGCCGACCGGCGAGCTCGACACCGTCACCGCCGCCCAGGTGTTCGCCTCCCTCCGCCGCGTCAACGAGGAGCTCGGCACCACCATCGTGGTCGTCACCCACGACGCGCAGGTGTCCGAGCGCGTCGACCGGGTCATCGGCATCCGCGACGGCCGCACCAGCGTCGAGGTCCGCCGCCGCTCCGAGGACGACGGGACCCGCGTCGTCGAGGAGTACGCCCTCCTCGACCGCGTCGGCCGCGTCCAGCTGCCCAAGGGGTTCACCCAGGCCCTGGACCTGCGCGACCGCGTCCGCCTCGCCCTGGAGAGCGACCACGTCGGCGTCTGGCCCGACCGGGAGGAGACCGAATGACCGCGCCGATGGTGGCCGTGGAGGGGCTGGTCCGGACCTTCCGGACGGGCAGGATCGAGGTTCCGGCCCTGCGCGGGGCGTCCTTCACCATCGCGCCCGGCGAGCTCGTCGCCGTCCGGGGCCGCTCGGGCTCCGGCAAGACGACGCTCCTCAACCTGATCGGCGGCCTGGACGGCCCGGACGGCGGCACGGTCCACGTCGACGGGCGCGACGTCGGCGCGCTCTCCGAGGACGACCTGCTCGCCCTGCGCCGCGACGACATCGGCTACGTGTTCCAGGCGCACGGGCTCATCCCCGTCCTGTCGGCCGCCGAGAACGTCGAGGTCCCGCTGCGCCTCGTCCGCACGCCGTCCGCCGAGCGCGACGAGCGCGTCCGCGTCCTGCTGGGCCTCGTCGGCCTGGCCGACCACGCGCTGCAACGCCCCTACGAGCTCTCCGGCGGCCAGCGCCAGCGCGTGGCGATCGCCCGCGCCCTGGCCAACCGCCCCCGCCTGCTCCTCGCCGACGAGCCCACGGGCCAGCTCGACTCCGAGACCGCCGCCGCCATCATGCCGCTGCTCCGCGCGGTCGTCTCCAGCGAGGGCGTGACCGTCCTGGTGGCGACCCATGACGAGACCCTCCTCGCGGAGGCCGATCGCGTCCTGACCCTGGAGGACGGCGCCGTCACCGAGGCGCCCATCCCCGCCTGACCGTCACCCGGCGAGGTCGTCTCCTCGGGTCGTGCACACGCGGGCCCGCGCGGCCAGGACGGCGGCCGGGGGAAACCGACGGCCGCCGTGGGGAGCCGGACGGTTGCCATGGCCCAGAAAGTCCTCGTCCCGATGGTCCCGTTCCAATGATCGTGGCGGTCACCGGGGGACAGGCTTGCGAGGTGATCGGCGGGGGAATCGGTATCGGGGGATGGGAGGGCTCGATGGCGACCGTTGTGCTGGTGGGGACGCTCGACACCAAGGGCGCGGAGTACGCGTGGCTCCGCGAGCGGGTGCACGGGCTGGGCTGCGACACCGTTCTCGTGGACGTGGGGGTCGGGCCGTCCGAGGTGGCAGCCGACGTCTCCGCCGAGGAGGTCGCGGAGGCCGGGGGCACCACGCTCCAGGCCCTGCGGGACGCGGGCGACCGGGGGGCGGCCGTCACGGCGATGGGAGAGGGCGCGGCGATCGTCCTGGCCGCGCTGGACCGGGTGGACGCCGTGCTCGCGGTCGGCGGGAGCGGCGGATCGTCGATCGCGGCGCGGGCCGTCCGGGACCTGCCCATCGGGCTGCCCAAGCTGATCGTGTCGACGATGGCGTCGGGGGACGTCTCCCCCTACGTGGGCGCCAAGGACGTCACGCTCACCTACAGCGTCGTCGACATCGCGGGCGTGAACCGGCTGTCGCGCCTGATCCTCGGGAACGCCGCCGCGGCGGCGGCCGGAATGGCGAAGGCGCACGCGGTCCCGGAACCCGCCCCGGACGAGCGGCCCCTCATCGGGGCGTCCATGTTCGGGGTCACGACCCCCGCGGTGGACGCCGCCCGGGAGCGGCTGGACGAACTGGGCTACGAGGTGCTCGTCTTCCACGCGACGGGTGCCGGAGGGCGGGCGCTCGAGGGTCTCGTGGAGGGCGGCCTGCTGGCCGGGGTGCTCGACCTGACCACCACCGAGCTGGCGGACGAACTCGTGGGAGGGGTCCTGTCTGCGGGGCCCGACCGGCTCACGGCGGCCGGACGGCGCGGCGTCCCGCAGGTCGTGGCGCCCGGCGCCCTCGACATGGTCAACTTCGGGCCGCGCGGCACCGTCCCCGAGCGGTTCGCGCGGCGCCGGCTGTACGTCCACAACCCGACCGTGACGCTCATGCGGACGACGACGGAGGAGATGGGCGAACTGGGACGCGAGATGGCGTCCAAACTGTCCGCCGCCACCGGGCCGACCGCGCTGTTCGTCCCGCTCAAAGGTGTGTCGG is a genomic window of Actinomadura citrea containing:
- a CDS encoding ABC transporter ATP-binding protein; translated protein: MTETTDLAELERRAAERGPVYGEGAHIVCDNLVRIYKTDGVEVVALQGLDLLVDPGELVAIVGASGSGKSTLLNILSGLDVPTAGVARVAGSDLLTMASKERLEFRREKVGFIWQQTSRNLLPYLTAAQNVELPMRFAGRSRRERATRAAELLGMLDVGDCADRHPAELSGGQQQRMAIAVAVANEPQVVLADEPTGELDTVTAAQVFASLRRVNEELGTTIVVVTHDAQVSERVDRVIGIRDGRTSVEVRRRSEDDGTRVVEEYALLDRVGRVQLPKGFTQALDLRDRVRLALESDHVGVWPDREETE
- a CDS encoding ABC transporter ATP-binding protein encodes the protein MTAPMVAVEGLVRTFRTGRIEVPALRGASFTIAPGELVAVRGRSGSGKTTLLNLIGGLDGPDGGTVHVDGRDVGALSEDDLLALRRDDIGYVFQAHGLIPVLSAAENVEVPLRLVRTPSAERDERVRVLLGLVGLADHALQRPYELSGGQRQRVAIARALANRPRLLLADEPTGQLDSETAAAIMPLLRAVVSSEGVTVLVATHDETLLAEADRVLTLEDGAVTEAPIPA
- a CDS encoding Tm-1-like ATP-binding domain-containing protein, with the translated sequence MATVVLVGTLDTKGAEYAWLRERVHGLGCDTVLVDVGVGPSEVAADVSAEEVAEAGGTTLQALRDAGDRGAAVTAMGEGAAIVLAALDRVDAVLAVGGSGGSSIAARAVRDLPIGLPKLIVSTMASGDVSPYVGAKDVTLTYSVVDIAGVNRLSRLILGNAAAAAAGMAKAHAVPEPAPDERPLIGASMFGVTTPAVDAARERLDELGYEVLVFHATGAGGRALEGLVEGGLLAGVLDLTTTELADELVGGVLSAGPDRLTAAGRRGVPQVVAPGALDMVNFGPRGTVPERFARRRLYVHNPTVTLMRTTTEEMGELGREMASKLSAATGPTALFVPLKGVSALDAPGMPFHDPVADVACFMALEEVAEAEMLDMHINDPEFGRATADRLHRLISEGAQ